In Cetobacterium somerae ATCC BAA-474, the genomic window TTACAATTTTTCCCCAAATAGAATAACCTTGGTATTTTGTATTCCATAAAGAAAATTCAGCAAGAGTTATTCCAATTTTTCCAAATCCTCCATTATTATCAGGAGAACTTGTTTTTCCTTGTTCGACTTCTCCTCCCATTCCAAAATATCCATGCCAGTTTGAAGTTTCTTCAGCTTTTAAAGTTGTTACACATAAAATAGAAAATAAAAATGCTAATGTCTTTTTTTTCATCTTTAATTACTCTCCCCGTGATATTTTTTATTTTTTATAAAGCTCTATCATCTCTGTTATTAAATCTTTTGCCAACATGGCTGTCATAAGATGATCTTGAGCGTGTACCATTAAAAGGCCTATCTCTGTCTTTTCTCCATCTGCTTCCTTGCAGATAAGATCTGTTTGAAGAGAATGAGCTCTTAATAAACTTTCCTTTGATTTTTTTAATTTTTCTTGAGCCAAATCGAATTCATTCTTTTTAGCATGAGCTAAAGCTTCAAATGCTAAACTTCTTCCTTCTCCTGCATTTCCAACTAATTGCATAGCTATTACTTCTATATCCATTATTTTCTCTCCTTATTTTTTAAAAGCTTTCATTGTTCTTATTGCATCTTTTAATACACCTAATCCATCCATCATTCCATACTTCTGTGTATCTATTGTCATTACTGGAAATTTATTTTGAGATAACTCTCTCATTTTATCCTCTAAATGTCTAACTTGAGGCCCTAAAAGTAAAATATTTAAATCTTCAAAATACTCTTGTGCTTGAGATT contains:
- a CDS encoding PTS lactose/cellobiose transporter subunit IIA, encoding MDIEVIAMQLVGNAGEGRSLAFEALAHAKKNEFDLAQEKLKKSKESLLRAHSLQTDLICKEADGEKTEIGLLMVHAQDHLMTAMLAKDLITEMIELYKK
- a CDS encoding PTS sugar transporter subunit IIB — encoded protein: MIKILLACSAGMSTSLMVNKMKKVATENGLEVEISAVPESQAQEYFEDLNILLLGPQVRHLEDKMRELSQNKFPVMTIDTQKYGMMDGLGVLKDAIRTMKAFKK